One bacterium DNA segment encodes these proteins:
- a CDS encoding undecaprenyl-phosphate glucose phosphotransferase, producing the protein MARRGPIETATPATPDEKPPAAHAGEQPSRLVVLPPDWLPLALVVGDAVIVAASVVAAYWYYVNVDPLRRAAGAALPLAPYLAAIPVAIAIYLFSLAINHQYQSWRGRTLMDLVLGLYSGIGLAAVLVLAAISLGNLGIEYSRLTITYAVLLTAVLMTTERYFLRQYETRLRRQGIGTEKVLLVGTGPGSEMLLRRMAMFPQYGFQVRGVLDDNRATGSQFAGAPVVGRVDDLPSRARELGADQVFIAMAGHDRRRVIHLIKQCEDQRLEFKVIPDLLDIMSTRTEVDSLDGLPLVGVRHSRLTGANSVLKRATDIVVSAIALGVLVLPMLVVALIIKITSPSGPVLFKQERIGMRRRPFAVYKFRTMIPDAEAATGPKVALPGDPRTTPFGRFMRKLSIDELPQLWNVLKGDMSLVGPRPQPTFFDEQYSAEVPRYLERQQVRPGLTGWAEVNDLRGAAPIVDRTVYDVYYVEHWSLVLDIKIIMLTALRLFFQRHAY; encoded by the coding sequence ATGGCACGTCGAGGGCCGATCGAGACGGCCACGCCCGCCACACCCGACGAGAAGCCACCGGCGGCTCATGCCGGCGAACAACCCAGCCGGCTGGTAGTCCTGCCTCCCGATTGGCTGCCCCTGGCGCTCGTGGTTGGCGACGCGGTGATCGTGGCGGCCTCTGTGGTCGCGGCTTACTGGTACTACGTCAACGTCGACCCGCTGAGGCGGGCGGCTGGAGCGGCGCTTCCACTTGCGCCGTATCTGGCCGCGATTCCAGTCGCGATCGCGATCTATCTATTCTCACTGGCCATCAACCACCAGTACCAGTCGTGGCGGGGTCGAACGCTGATGGACCTTGTGCTGGGGCTGTACAGCGGCATAGGGCTCGCGGCGGTGCTGGTCCTGGCAGCCATCTCGTTGGGCAACCTGGGAATCGAGTACTCCCGCCTCACGATCACGTACGCGGTCCTGCTGACGGCTGTGCTGATGACCACGGAGCGCTACTTCCTGCGCCAGTACGAGACAAGGCTCCGACGCCAAGGCATCGGCACAGAGAAGGTGCTGCTGGTCGGGACCGGCCCGGGGAGCGAGATGCTCCTGCGCCGGATGGCGATGTTTCCGCAATATGGCTTTCAGGTCCGCGGCGTGCTCGACGACAACCGCGCCACGGGATCTCAATTCGCGGGCGCTCCGGTGGTTGGGCGGGTTGATGATCTGCCATCAAGAGCACGTGAGCTGGGGGCCGACCAGGTCTTCATCGCCATGGCGGGTCACGATCGCCGTCGTGTCATTCACCTGATCAAACAGTGCGAGGACCAGCGGCTCGAGTTCAAGGTCATCCCGGACCTGCTCGACATCATGAGCACGCGCACCGAGGTGGACTCCCTCGACGGCCTGCCGCTCGTGGGCGTACGCCACAGCCGCCTCACCGGCGCGAATTCAGTCTTGAAGCGAGCCACGGATATCGTGGTCAGCGCGATCGCGCTTGGGGTCCTCGTCCTGCCCATGCTCGTGGTCGCCCTCATCATCAAGATCACCTCTCCCAGCGGACCGGTGCTCTTCAAGCAGGAACGAATCGGCATGCGTCGCCGGCCGTTCGCCGTCTACAAATTCCGCACGATGATCCCTGATGCGGAGGCGGCAACTGGGCCGAAGGTGGCCCTGCCTGGCGATCCACGCACGACCCCTTTCGGCCGTTTCATGCGCAAGCTCAGCATCGACGAGCTCCCGCAGCTGTGGAACGTGCTCAAGGGCGACATGAGCCTGGTCGGTCCGCGACCACAGCCGACATTCTTTGACGAGCAATACAGCGCTGAGGTGCCGCGATATCTGGAACGCCAGCAGGTCCGGCCGGGTTTGACCGGCTGGGCCGAGGTCAACGATCTCAGAGGCGCGGCGCCGATCGTGGACCGGACTGTTTACGATGTCTACTACG
- the folE gene encoding GTP cyclohydrolase I FolE, with protein sequence MSTLAFDPEETTQWEKTRPRTISPEKWKKFEGHAAEIFEAFGMDLDTPGTRTTPTRFLRALFDATAGYEGDPKLLTAFPTECHGGPDCNISQVIEGPIEFFSLCEHHALPFHGHAYIGYIAHEEIIGISKLTRLVRVFARRFTVQERIGVEIADELVRVLQPHGVAVHLNAMHLCTQMRGVREGHSRTWTSFWRGNYEGDPQLRTEFLQAVAQSDH encoded by the coding sequence ATGTCCACACTCGCGTTTGATCCCGAAGAGACCACCCAGTGGGAGAAGACCCGGCCCCGCACCATCAGCCCTGAGAAGTGGAAGAAGTTCGAGGGCCACGCGGCCGAGATCTTCGAAGCCTTCGGCATGGACCTCGACACGCCCGGGACCCGGACCACGCCCACCCGCTTTCTCCGCGCGCTCTTCGACGCCACCGCGGGCTACGAGGGCGATCCCAAGCTCCTGACCGCCTTTCCCACCGAGTGCCACGGCGGGCCCGACTGCAACATCAGCCAGGTCATCGAAGGGCCGATCGAGTTCTTCTCCCTGTGCGAGCACCACGCGCTGCCCTTCCACGGCCACGCGTACATCGGTTACATCGCTCACGAGGAGATCATCGGCATCTCCAAGCTGACTCGACTCGTGCGCGTGTTCGCCCGCCGCTTCACCGTCCAGGAGCGCATCGGCGTCGAGATCGCCGACGAGCTCGTCCGCGTCCTCCAGCCCCACGGCGTCGCGGTCCACCTGAACGCCATGCACCTGTGCACGCAGATGCGCGGCGTGCGCGAGGGCCACTCGCGGACCTGGACCTCCTTCTGGCGCGGGAACTACGAGGGCGACCCCCAGCTCCGCACCGAGTTCCTGCAGGCAGTCGCCCAGTCGGACCACTGA
- the pepN gene encoding aminopeptidase N: protein MHNNLTRQEARARAEVLSGLHYEVRLDLTTGAETFGSETTVTFRCRRPGAATFIEFGGPAIHRAELNGRVIPIDGFAGGRLPLRDLAAENTLRLQATGAYSNDGTGLNRFEDPVDGRVYLHSQFGEHAAYLGYACFDQPDLKATFGFTVKAPDGWVVVSNTGGVLGDDGVWTFPPTKLLSTYITALVAGPYHAVHQDHRGIPLGLYCRRSLARYLDPEEFFEITQQGLDFFARRFGHPYPFGKYDQLFVPEFSAGAMENAACVTFHEKRLFRSRVTEAERMDRAVVILHEMAHMWFGDLVTPRWWDDLWLNETFAEYMGYLGAAEATRFKTAWIDFATATEAGAKAQDQLPTTHPIVADIPDVESVTLNLDGITYNKGAAVIKQLVAWVGEDAFFRGVEAYFKANAYGNTDLADFLRALEQASGRDLGSWSRAWLEAAGVNTLQALIEAEGGRIRWATVVQAAPADHPTLRPHRLRLGLFDLSGSGLRRRKAIELDVDGAATAVPQMAGEPVPDLVLVNDGDLTYAKAALDSGSLSTLARHLRDIDDPLARALAWEALWDMVRDAQLRARDYLTIALDNIGVETDAMTLSSLIGRIERVIESFSDPAHRPSVRSLVALAARGRFDRSEPGGDVQLLWARALIRAARDPDAVAWVRGLLDGTAEAKGLSVDFEVRWGAVDALATIGAAGDDLIAAELERDPTDEGRRAAASARAAQPLAEAKQAAWKVAVDDEAAAMATRRAVAAGFHRPDQLDLLDAFVQPYFESLMPVWESHDAEEAISIIRWMYPRAVVTHEVVDATDSVLAGVLPGPVRRSLLESRDAVARALRAQAFDRS, encoded by the coding sequence ATCCACAACAACCTGACCCGCCAGGAGGCTCGGGCGAGGGCCGAGGTCCTTTCGGGCCTGCACTACGAAGTCCGGCTCGACCTCACGACCGGGGCCGAGACGTTTGGCTCCGAGACCACGGTGACGTTCAGATGCCGGCGCCCGGGCGCCGCCACCTTCATCGAGTTCGGCGGCCCCGCGATCCACCGGGCGGAGCTCAACGGACGAGTCATCCCGATCGACGGGTTCGCCGGCGGCCGGCTCCCGCTGCGCGACCTTGCGGCCGAGAACACGCTGAGGCTTCAGGCGACGGGCGCTTACTCGAACGACGGCACTGGCCTGAACCGGTTCGAGGACCCGGTCGACGGCCGCGTCTACCTGCACAGCCAGTTCGGCGAGCACGCGGCCTATCTCGGTTACGCATGCTTCGACCAGCCCGACCTCAAGGCGACGTTCGGCTTCACCGTCAAAGCTCCGGACGGCTGGGTGGTGGTCTCCAACACCGGGGGTGTTCTTGGCGATGACGGCGTGTGGACCTTCCCCCCGACCAAGTTGCTGTCGACCTACATCACGGCCCTGGTGGCCGGGCCGTACCACGCGGTCCACCAGGACCATCGGGGCATCCCGCTCGGCCTGTACTGCCGGCGGTCGCTGGCGCGCTACCTGGATCCTGAGGAGTTCTTCGAGATCACGCAGCAGGGCCTGGATTTTTTTGCGAGGCGGTTCGGCCATCCGTATCCGTTCGGCAAGTACGACCAGCTCTTCGTGCCCGAGTTCTCCGCCGGCGCGATGGAGAACGCGGCCTGCGTCACCTTCCACGAGAAGAGGCTCTTCCGCTCTCGGGTCACCGAGGCGGAGCGCATGGACCGCGCCGTCGTGATCCTCCACGAGATGGCGCACATGTGGTTCGGCGACCTGGTCACGCCCAGGTGGTGGGACGACCTGTGGCTCAACGAGACCTTCGCCGAGTACATGGGCTACCTGGGCGCGGCCGAGGCGACCCGGTTCAAAACCGCCTGGATCGACTTCGCCACCGCGACCGAGGCCGGGGCCAAAGCCCAGGACCAGCTGCCGACCACGCATCCGATCGTGGCCGATATCCCGGACGTGGAGTCGGTCACCCTCAACCTGGACGGCATCACCTACAACAAGGGCGCCGCCGTGATCAAGCAGCTGGTCGCCTGGGTCGGCGAGGACGCCTTCTTCAGGGGGGTCGAGGCCTATTTCAAAGCCAACGCCTACGGCAACACCGACCTCGCCGACTTCCTGCGGGCGCTGGAGCAGGCGTCGGGCCGCGACCTCGGCTCGTGGTCGCGTGCCTGGCTCGAGGCGGCGGGCGTCAACACGCTGCAAGCCCTGATCGAGGCCGAGGGCGGGCGCATCCGGTGGGCGACCGTCGTGCAGGCGGCGCCGGCGGACCATCCGACCCTGCGCCCCCACCGCCTGAGACTGGGGCTGTTCGACCTGTCGGGATCCGGTCTCAGGAGGCGCAAGGCGATCGAGCTGGACGTCGATGGAGCCGCGACCGCGGTGCCGCAGATGGCCGGCGAGCCGGTGCCTGACCTGGTGCTGGTGAACGACGGCGACCTGACCTACGCGAAGGCCGCGCTGGACTCCGGCTCGCTCTCGACGCTCGCGCGACACCTGCGCGACATCGACGACCCGCTCGCCCGAGCGCTGGCCTGGGAGGCGCTCTGGGACATGGTGCGCGACGCCCAGCTCCGCGCCCGCGACTACCTCACGATCGCGCTCGACAACATCGGCGTCGAGACCGACGCGATGACCCTGTCTTCGCTTATCGGCCGGATCGAGCGGGTCATCGAGAGCTTCAGCGACCCCGCGCACCGGCCCTCGGTACGCTCCCTGGTCGCACTCGCGGCCAGGGGGCGGTTCGACCGCTCAGAGCCGGGGGGCGACGTGCAGCTGCTGTGGGCGAGGGCGCTGATCCGGGCCGCCCGCGACCCCGACGCCGTCGCCTGGGTGCGCGGCCTGCTCGACGGCACGGCCGAGGCCAAGGGCCTGAGTGTCGATTTCGAAGTCCGCTGGGGCGCCGTCGACGCGCTGGCGACGATCGGCGCGGCGGGCGACGACCTCATCGCCGCCGAGCTCGAGCGCGACCCGACCGACGAGGGCCGCCGCGCGGCCGCGTCAGCGCGCGCGGCCCAGCCCCTGGCGGAGGCCAAGCAGGCGGCCTGGAAGGTGGCCGTCGACGACGAGGCGGCGGCGATGGCGACGCGGCGAGCCGTCGCCGCGGGCTTTCACCGCCCCGACCAGCTGGACCTGCTCGACGCTTTCGTCCAGCCCTACTTCGAAAGCCTGATGCCGGTCTGGGAGTCGCACGACGCGGAGGAGGCGATTTCGATCATCCGGTGGATGTACCCGCGGGCGGTGGTGACCCACGAGGTCGTGGACGCCACCGACTCGGTGCTGGCGGGCGTGCTGCCGGGACCGGTGCGGCGATCGCTGCTCGAGTCGCGGGATGCGGTCGCGCGAGCCCTGCGCGCCCAGGCCTTCGACCGCTCGTGA
- a CDS encoding ferredoxin family protein produces MAYVIAQPCVGVKDASCVEVCPVDCIHTDDAADMYYIDPDECIDCGACVDPCPVDAIFPEDEVPEQWRDFIKINADYFKNRQ; encoded by the coding sequence GTGGCATACGTAATCGCGCAACCGTGCGTGGGCGTCAAGGACGCCTCCTGTGTGGAGGTCTGTCCGGTGGACTGCATCCACACCGACGACGCGGCGGACATGTATTACATCGACCCGGACGAGTGCATCGATTGCGGCGCATGCGTGGATCCTTGCCCCGTCGACGCCATCTTCCCCGAGGATGAGGTCCCGGAGCAGTGGCGCGACTTCATCAAGATCAACGCCGACTACTTCAAAAACCGGCAGTAG
- a CDS encoding isocitrate/isopropylmalate dehydrogenase family protein: MARHAVTLVPGDGVGPEICDAAVRVLEATGVEFDWDVQPAGESAIQQYGTPLPEQVLASIRKNKVALKGPITTPVGSGFRSVNVALRQELDLYALVRPVKAYKGARNLRDDLDFVIVRENTEDIYSGIEFERGTENCEHLIDEISNLAKKKIRPDSGLSIKPISVTGSERIVQFAFDYARHNQRRKVTAVHKANIMKHTDGLFLAVARQVAERNTDIEFEDRIVDNMCMQLVLRPREYDVLCCPNLYGDIISDLGAGMIGGLGLAPGANIGANGAVFEATHGSAPKYKGQNKVNPMAVMLSGVLMLRHLEEVAAADALEGAIANVIALGQNVTYDLKEKRNDPTAVGTSQVADAVVAHLKAGA; the protein is encoded by the coding sequence TTGGCGCGGCATGCGGTAACCCTGGTTCCAGGGGATGGCGTCGGACCTGAGATCTGCGACGCGGCCGTTCGCGTCCTCGAGGCGACCGGCGTGGAGTTCGACTGGGACGTGCAACCGGCCGGCGAGAGCGCCATCCAGCAGTACGGGACGCCGCTGCCGGAGCAGGTGCTCGCTTCGATCCGCAAGAACAAGGTCGCCCTCAAGGGACCGATCACGACCCCGGTCGGCAGCGGGTTCCGCAGCGTCAACGTGGCGCTGCGCCAGGAGCTGGACCTCTACGCGCTGGTGCGCCCGGTCAAGGCCTACAAGGGCGCCCGCAACCTGCGCGACGACCTCGACTTCGTCATCGTGCGCGAGAACACCGAGGACATCTACAGCGGCATCGAGTTCGAGCGCGGGACCGAGAACTGTGAGCACCTGATCGACGAGATCTCGAATCTGGCCAAGAAGAAGATCCGGCCGGACAGCGGCCTATCCATCAAGCCGATTTCGGTCACCGGGTCCGAGCGCATCGTCCAGTTCGCCTTCGACTACGCGCGCCACAACCAGCGCCGCAAGGTCACGGCGGTGCACAAGGCGAACATCATGAAGCATACCGACGGCCTGTTCCTGGCCGTCGCGCGCCAGGTCGCCGAACGCAACACCGACATCGAGTTCGAAGACCGCATCGTCGACAACATGTGCATGCAGCTGGTGCTGCGGCCCAGGGAGTACGACGTGCTGTGCTGCCCCAATCTCTACGGCGACATCATCTCCGACCTCGGCGCCGGGATGATCGGGGGCCTGGGTCTGGCGCCGGGCGCCAACATCGGCGCCAACGGAGCGGTGTTCGAGGCGACGCACGGGAGCGCGCCGAAGTACAAGGGACAGAACAAGGTCAACCCGATGGCGGTCATGCTGTCGGGGGTGCTGATGCTGCGTCACCTCGAGGAGGTGGCCGCGGCCGACGCCCTGGAGGGCGCGATCGCGAACGTCATCGCCCTAGGCCAGAATGTGACGTACGACTTGAAGGAGAAGCGCAACGACCCCACCGCGGTGGGCACCAGTCAGGTGGCCGACGCCGTCGTGGCGCACCTGAAAGCGGGGGCTTGA